A region of Chloroflexota bacterium DNA encodes the following proteins:
- a CDS encoding ester cyclase: protein MSSESPPIRITLCFNSGRGDPKMMTGDVVFTIMATGQEHRGPAGVLGMLTYLYHIAFDAAAEIKNVVAADQHVAIEGDFIGKHVGEFAGVPATNKEVRVPLAIVYDLENDQIKCGRIYFEMPALWRQLDVPPAR, encoded by the coding sequence ATGTCGAGTGAAAGTCCGCCTATACGCATCACGCTCTGTTTCAACTCCGGGCGCGGCGATCCGAAGATGATGACGGGCGACGTCGTTTTCACCATCATGGCGACGGGACAAGAGCATCGCGGTCCGGCAGGGGTTCTGGGCATGCTCACCTATCTGTACCACATTGCCTTCGACGCTGCCGCGGAAATCAAGAATGTGGTTGCTGCCGATCAACACGTTGCGATCGAAGGAGATTTCATCGGCAAGCATGTCGGCGAATTTGCGGGCGTCCCGGCGACGAACAAAGAGGTGCGCGTGCCCTTGGCAATCGTCTACGATCTGGAGAACGATCAGATCAAATGCGGGCGCATTTATTTTGAGATGCCGGCGTTGTGGCGTCAACTCGATGTTCCGCCCGCCAGATAA
- a CDS encoding tetratricopeptide repeat protein, producing the protein MQTIHFSTRKVESLLAYLALHLESHAREKLAALLWGDSTDELARRSLRTALSSLRQSLGDEIVLADRETVQLNPDISIWVDALAFRQSASDESQSVIDLYQGDLLADLYDDWILQERERIRTIYVDALLQLAQDARSRSEYPRAIEFAQRVLASDPANEKAYQHIIFCLAATGDRIGALKQFDECAKKLRDELGVEPSQETIALRNRIEQDLFESKSREALLTNLPHPLTSFIGREKEIAEVKRLLAQHRLVTLTGSGGCGKTRLAIEVASQLVESFRQGVWWVDLAPLSDLAHVPQAIAQSLGVREAVDQSLEDTLVHFLQTKHLLLVLDNCEHLIAACAQISDKLLRACAELKILATSREALGIPGEVVWHVPSLTLPGALHLLTVEQLTQFDAVRLFAERARTIATRWKLSDHVLAVAHICRRLDGIPLAIELAAARLKVLSVEEIAMRLDDRFNLLTTGSRTALPRQQTLRATIDWSYDLLSDAERVLLQRLSVFAGGWTLEAAESICSDQSTVNGKQVLSTTVLDLIDHLVDKSLVVMDDTDAAARYRMLETIRQYGHEKLLEAGEAEMIHQCHLEWLVHFAKEADSKLRGAEMNLWAERLDADLDNIRAALDWGFEHGQVVDSTELNAALWYYFFLRSNYREAKQWAEKAERLTRDASREICAEALFALGFTLYILGEHEKAELVLQQALSRYRALGNDWRVAFVLNCLGHIAHCRTDIDQAEQYYKEALTIRREIGDTWGITQTLQNFGGIEERKGNYAGAKAIYEEGLKLSEELGDERMIARRLTDLGGIAYAQGDLKRADALLCRAVSALWHMGEKFSLFQALTRYVQLMVAEGQPYSAAQVLGAMEFAHDELGMHVPGAERRILGQTIEQIRDLLGADGLVRALGEGRAMTLEQVITYALEKDIA; encoded by the coding sequence ATGCAAACGATCCATTTTTCCACGCGTAAAGTTGAATCGCTCTTGGCATACCTTGCTCTGCATCTCGAATCCCACGCGCGCGAAAAACTCGCCGCGCTCCTGTGGGGCGATTCCACCGACGAACTCGCGCGCCGCTCACTCCGCACCGCGCTCTCTTCACTGCGTCAATCACTCGGCGATGAAATCGTGCTTGCCGATCGCGAGACGGTGCAACTCAATCCGGATATTTCGATCTGGGTGGACGCGCTCGCATTTCGGCAGTCTGCAAGCGACGAGTCACAATCCGTCATTGACCTCTATCAAGGCGATCTTCTGGCGGACTTGTACGATGATTGGATTCTTCAAGAGCGCGAACGAATCCGCACGATTTACGTCGACGCGCTGTTGCAGCTTGCCCAAGACGCACGTTCGCGCAGCGAGTACCCGCGCGCCATCGAATTTGCTCAACGGGTCTTGGCAAGTGATCCCGCCAACGAAAAAGCATACCAGCACATCATCTTTTGCCTTGCCGCGACCGGCGACCGCATCGGCGCACTGAAGCAGTTCGACGAGTGCGCGAAAAAATTGCGCGACGAACTGGGCGTCGAACCGTCGCAAGAGACGATTGCGTTGCGTAATCGAATCGAACAAGATTTATTCGAGAGCAAGTCGCGCGAAGCACTGCTCACTAATCTGCCGCATCCCTTGACGAGTTTCATCGGGCGCGAAAAAGAAATTGCCGAGGTCAAGCGACTGCTCGCACAACATCGTTTGGTGACGCTCACGGGTTCGGGTGGATGTGGCAAAACGCGACTCGCGATTGAGGTGGCGAGCCAATTGGTCGAATCATTTCGACAGGGCGTGTGGTGGGTCGATCTCGCGCCGCTGTCCGATCTCGCTCATGTCCCACAGGCGATAGCGCAATCCCTTGGCGTACGTGAAGCGGTGGATCAATCACTCGAAGATACACTCGTCCATTTTCTGCAAACCAAGCATCTGCTCTTGGTGCTGGACAACTGCGAACATTTGATCGCGGCGTGCGCGCAGATTTCAGATAAGCTGTTGCGCGCGTGCGCAGAGCTAAAGATTCTCGCCACGAGTCGTGAGGCGCTGGGCATCCCCGGTGAAGTGGTGTGGCACGTTCCTTCGTTGACGCTTCCCGGCGCGCTTCATTTGTTGACGGTTGAACAATTAACTCAGTTCGATGCAGTGCGGTTGTTTGCCGAACGTGCCAGAACAATCGCAACTCGCTGGAAACTCAGCGATCATGTGTTGGCTGTCGCACACATTTGTCGGCGCTTGGATGGCATTCCGCTTGCCATCGAATTGGCAGCGGCGCGCCTGAAGGTCTTGTCCGTCGAAGAGATTGCGATGCGGCTCGACGATCGGTTTAACTTGTTGACGACCGGCAGCCGCACTGCATTGCCGCGTCAACAAACTTTGCGCGCGACGATTGATTGGAGTTATGATTTGCTCTCGGATGCAGAGCGCGTACTGCTTCAAAGATTGTCAGTCTTTGCGGGAGGGTGGACCTTGGAAGCAGCGGAATCGATCTGTAGTGATCAGTCAACCGTAAACGGTAAACAAGTTTTGTCCACGACTGTCCTGGATTTGATCGATCATCTCGTTGACAAATCCTTGGTCGTCATGGACGACACCGATGCAGCGGCGCGCTATCGCATGTTGGAGACGATTCGACAGTATGGACACGAAAAGTTGTTGGAAGCGGGCGAAGCTGAAATGATTCATCAATGTCACTTGGAGTGGCTTGTCCATTTCGCAAAGGAAGCGGATTCGAAATTACGCGGTGCGGAAATGAACCTGTGGGCGGAACGATTGGATGCTGATCTCGATAATATCCGCGCCGCGCTCGATTGGGGATTCGAGCATGGGCAAGTTGTAGACAGCACAGAACTCAATGCGGCACTTTGGTATTATTTCTTCTTGCGAAGTAATTATCGCGAAGCCAAGCAATGGGCAGAAAAGGCAGAGCGACTCACCCGCGATGCATCTCGCGAGATATGTGCTGAAGCATTATTCGCATTAGGTTTTACGCTGTATATTTTGGGTGAACACGAGAAAGCGGAACTCGTCCTACAACAAGCGTTGTCGCGCTATCGCGCCTTGGGCAATGACTGGCGAGTAGCTTTTGTTCTCAACTGTCTGGGTCACATCGCGCACTGTCGAACCGACATTGATCAAGCGGAGCAGTATTACAAAGAAGCGTTAACCATCCGTCGGGAGATTGGTGACACATGGGGGATTACGCAAACCCTTCAAAATTTTGGTGGCATCGAAGAGCGCAAGGGAAATTACGCTGGAGCCAAAGCCATCTATGAGGAAGGACTCAAGCTATCGGAAGAACTAGGAGACGAGCGCATGATTGCGCGTCGGCTGACTGATTTAGGAGGCATTGCTTATGCTCAGGGCGATTTGAAGCGAGCCGATGCTTTGCTATGCCGCGCTGTGTCTGCGTTGTGGCACATGGGGGAAAAATTTTCACTGTTCCAAGCGTTGACGCGCTATGTGCAGTTAATGGTGGCTGAAGGTCAACCCTATAGCGCGGCTCAAGTGCTTGGTGCGATGGAGTTCGCGCACGACGAACTAGGTATGCATGTCCCAGGAGCTGAACGTAGAATTTTAGGGCAGACCATCGAACAGATTCGTGATCTTTTAGGCGCAGATGGGCTTGTGCGCGCGCTTGGCGAGGGACGGGCGATGACACTTGAGCAAGTTATTACGTATGCGCTTGAGAAAGACATAGCATAA